The Paraburkholderia hospita DNA segment AAAACTTGGCGTGCCGCTCTCGAACTTTCGAGTGCATTCCCCAGTAGCGCCCAGGCAGGTCTATTGCACGATCGGCAACTACCGCGACCAGCTTCTGCAAGCTGCTCTCGATGCCGACGATGGACCGGACGGTCCGGGCGCTGCCGCACGCCGCGAAGCGGCGCTGAATTCCATTGAAGCGCGATGTCGCAATGGCGCGCCATACATCTGCCTCAAAGGTGCAGCGTGCGTGTCAGGACCTCACGATCCCCTGGCTATCTCGCGCGATATCGAGACGCTCGACTGGGAAGTGGAGATCGGTGTCGTGATCGGTAAACGCGCAGCGCATGTCCGGGTTGAAGATGCGCTCGATTGCATCGCGGGCTATTGCATCGTCAACGACATCACATTGCGCGATCGCGTATTTCGTCGGGATACGCCAGCGATGGGGACGGACTGGCTGCAATCGAAATCACGTCCGGGCTGGCTCCCTGCCGGGCCCTGGATGGTTCCCGCATGGAATGTCGTCGACGTGACGCAACTCCGGTTATGGCTTCGTCTGAACGGGTCCTTGATGCAGGACGGCCTTGTCAGCGACATGCTCTTCAGCATTGGCGAGCAGATTGCCTGTCTTTCGAACTCGACACGGCTGGAGCCCGGCGACCTGATATGCACTGGCACGCCGGCCGGCATTGGCAGCCACTATGGGCGTTACTTACGTCCGGGTGATGTTGTCGAAGCAGGTATCGAAGGTCTTGGTTCCCAGCGTGTGATGTGCATCGGGCAGTCAAACGCTTGATCAACGCGTAGCCGAGTAAAACAGGTCTGGTGTCCTTCCAGGCCTGGAACTCTGTAGTTTGTTGAAACCTACAACATACATTTCATAGAGGAGATCACCATGCGGAAAGGTTCACGACATTGGGTCGCGGCGTTGCTGATATCGGCGGTGCCGCTCGTCGCGGAAGCACAGGGGGAGATGGCGAGTGCGCCAGCGCAGTCGAAGCCGGATACAGCGACGGCGTCGGCGAGCAGAGCCGATAGCAAGGCACAGAAGCAGGCGCTCAAGGAGCAACAAAAGGCTGAGAGAAAGCAGGCACGTCAAGTCAGGAATGCCGAACTGAAGAACCTCGAGCGAAACGGTTATGGGCCGCAGGCAGCGCCTGACCAGTATCCCGAGAACCTTCTTAATGCTGAGCGCAAGTCCGCCCCTCAGAAAGCGATCCCCGCGGGGCCAGCATCTTCGAACTGATCATCTCTGGCAGCATCACTTCGTAATAGATCCAACATGCCTACATCGGCGGACCTTGAGGCAAGCGCCTGTCCGCTCGCCGCCAAAAGGCTCCGCTTAGCCCCGGCGAAATAAACCATCAAGGAGTTGAAATGGAAAGGAGACAATACACGTCGATCGCGAAGGTTCTCCACTGGACGATGGCCGTAGTGATCATCTGTGCATGGATTGCGGGGTATTACTCCAGCACACTGAGCTTGCCGCAGAAAATCCAGGCCGACAGCATCATGCTGCACAAGTCGATCGCGACGATCACGCTATTTCTGCTGGCAGCGCGGATTCCCTGGCGGCTCATTCACGGCGCGCCGGAGGCGTCGTGCGGCGTTCCCTCGCTAGAGCGCGCAGCAGCGCGTTTTGGGCACTTGCTCCTGTATATCTGCATGCTTGTGCTGCCAGTTTCGGGGTGGCTTTGGAGTTCGGCGGCAGGATTCAAGATTCCGGTTGCCGGCCTTTTCTTCTTGCCGCCGCTGATGGACAAGACGCCTGCGCTCGCACCTATCTTCAAACAGATGCACATCTACCTGGCATACACGATTGCTGTCCTGGTCTGTGGGCATGTATTCATGGCGTTGAAGCACTACTTCGTCGACCGCAGCGATTCCCTCGAATCGATGCTGCCGTCCTGGTGCAGTCGTCGGAGAGAGAACAGTGAGCAGAAACATCAATCGTCCACTGGCTAGATAACGGTTTCAGCAAGGTTTGTGTGAGAAACAGGCGAGCAGAAGCGGTGTAGAGATGGCGATATCCTTGCCGGTTCGGCAAGAGATTCATGCGTGGCGTAGCCGATACAACAAAGCGAGCCTGTAGCCAGACTGACTTCCGTCCCATTCGCGCGCGAGAGCGCGAATTTTTGCCCGGCGATCGCCGGGTTCTTTTTTTTTTGCGAGCAATGCATCCAATTTGCCCTTGGTCCTGGATACAGTACTAGTACCTCTTTCTTATACTTTGCGGAGTAGCGTAGGGGTCATCATTCGACGAGTGAACATGATCAGCCTTGATGTGAGCCCATCGCTCCTCAACTGCGGCATTCACGGAATCTAACGCGGCACGGGCAATATTGTCGGTCGAACTCGTCTGGATTCACGCAAAATATCAACACCGACAATGCGGAGATAGGCGTGGGCGTAAACTTCGACCTGAACGACTTGCAGGCGTTTCGAGCCGTTGTGGAACTGGGAAGCTTCCGCAAGGCCGCCGATGCGGTCAACATTTCTCAGCCGGCCTTGAGCCGCCGCATCGACAAGCTCGAGGCGGCACTTGGCGTGCGCCTCTTCGAGCGCACCACGCGCAGCGTCACGCTCACCACCGTCGGGCGCGTGTTCGCCCCGAGCGCGGAGCAACTGCTCGACGATCTCGACGTCGCGCTGCTTGGCATCCGGGATGTCTCGTCGAGCCGCCTGGGCCATGTGACGATCGCCTGTGTACCGTCGGTGGCCTACTATTTTCTGCCAAATGTCGTCGCGAGCTATCACAGCCGCTTTCCGCGCATCAGGGTCAAGCTGCTGGACTCGAGCGCGAACGAGGTGCTTGGCGCCGTCATCAGCGGCGAAGCCGATTTTGGTGTGAGCTTCATGGGCAGCCAGGAGTCCGAGGTCGAGTTCAAGGTCCTGTTGCAGGAGCGCTTCGTTGCTGCGTGCCGTCGTGACCATCCGCTCGCGCACAAGAAGCGTGTGACCTGGAACGAGCTTTACGAGCACGAGTATGTGTCCGTCGACAAGACCTCCGGCAATCGCCTGCTGCTCGATCAGGCGCTCTCCGCCGTGGCCCCGCGCGTGCCGAGCGTCTGCGAGACGCGCCACGTCACTACCATGCTCGGGCTGGTCGAAGCGGGGCTCGGCGTCGCGGCGGTGCCTTCGATGGCCATGCCCGGGCGCGATCACCCCATCCTCACGAGTGTGCCGCTGGTCGATCCCGTGGTGAAAAGGCGCGTGGGAATCGTGACGCGGCGCGGACGGCCGCTAACGCCGGCCGCGCAGGAGTTTTACCGGACGATCATTGAAATGAAGCGCGGCGTTGTCGTGAACGGCGATGTCAAGGGCAGTGGTGTGAACACGAAAGAGAAGACCAGAAGGAAGACAGCATCGTGACGTTGGCAAGGCCACTTCGGTTGCTTTACGTGCAGGTCCTGCTGGGCATGGCGCTCGGCATGAGTTTGGGCCACGTGTGGCCACAAGCCGGCGCTTCGCTCAAGCCACTCAGTGACGCGTTCGTCGGTCTGGTGCGGATGATGATCGCGCCGATCGTCTTCTGCACTATCGTCTCAGGTATCACGTCGCTCGCAAGCGGCACAACGATCGGACGCACGATCCTCAAGGCACTGGCACTCTTCTATTTCCTGACGGCCATCGCGCTCGTGATCGGCCTTGCAACCGCATACGCGCTGCGCCCCGGTGCAGGCATGCACATCGACCTGCATCATCTGGACACGAGCCTCCTCGCGCAATTTGCCGCACGCTCGCAGCCGCGCGGTGTCGAGGAGTTTGCGTTGAGCATGATTCCCGAGACGCTCGTCGGCGCATTCGTGAAGGGCGAAGTGCTGCCAGTGCTTCTGCTTTCTCTGCTCTTCGGCTTCGCGCTGAACGCGAACCCGCGTGCGGGGCGGCCGGTGCTCGAACTCATCGACGGGGTCGCCAGCATTCTCTTTCGCATTCTCGCGATGATCATGCGGCTTGCTCCCGTCGGCGCGTTCGGCGCGATGGCATTCACCGTGGGCCGCTTCGGCATCGGCTCGGTCAGCTCGCTCGGCATGCTGATGGTGTCGTTCTATCTGGCGTGCCTGCTGTTCGTCGCACTGGTCCTTGCGCCGCTCGCACGGCTGCACGGCTTCGCGCTCTGGCGATTGCTACGCTACCTGCGCGAGGAGCTCGCGATCGTTCTCGCAACCTCTTCGACGGAACCCGTCCTGCCGCGACTGATCGTGAAGCTGGAGGCACTTGGCTGCGACAAGGGGATCGTCGGCCTCGTCCTGCCCGCAGGCTACTCATTCAATCTTGACGGCACGGCGATCTATCTGACGCTCGCTTCGGTGTTCATCGCGCAGGCGTGCGACGTACCACTTACCTGGCCGCAGATTGCGACGATGCTCGCCGTCATGCTGCTCACTTCCAAGGGCGCGGCGGGCGTGTCCGGCAGCGGGCTCGTCGCGCTCGTCGCGACGTTGACCGTGATTCCGGATTTGCCCGTCGCCGGGGTGGCGCTGCTGGTGGGGATCGACCGGTTCATGTCCGAGGCGCGCGCCCTGACAAGCGTGATCAGCAATGCCTGCGCGGTAATCTTCGTTTCGCAATGGGAGGGTGCTTGCGACCGGGTGCGTCTTTTCCAGATGCTGCGCGGCCCAGCGCCGCGCGACGCGGACGACATCGACGCCCGCGCCACGAACACGCCTGGCTGACCGGCAGGCGGCTTATGGCACGCATTCCGGTTCGCCGTATCAATGCATAGTGACGGAATCGAGCCCGGTCGATTTCACTTCGGGCTGCACTTCGGGCGAAGCGAGATAGTCGAGGAGAGTTTTCGCCTCCTTCGGATGCTGTGCGCCGATGGGGATGCCGGCAGCGAAACGCGTGACGGACTGCAGGGACTCGGGAATCTTTCCGACGTACGTCGCGCCCTTGATGGGCAGCAACTCGCTCACCTGCTGGAAGCCGATTTCGTAGTCGCCGTTTGCCACCACCGACGCCACCGGAATCCGCGGGATCATTTTCGCCTTCGGCTTGACCTGATCCTCGATGCCGAGCCGCTTGAAGAGCTCACGCTCGATATAGACGCCGCTCGCGCTATCCGAGTAGGCGATCGACCTGGCGTGGAGCAGGGCTTGCCTGAGCGCCTCGACCGAGCCGATGTCGGGCTTCGCGGCGCCTTCGCGCACGACCATGCCGATGCGCGAATCCGCCAGTTCGACCCGCGATCCGGGGACGATCTTGCCTTCCTTGATCAGATCGTCGAGCGCATAACCGACCATGATCACGACGTCGGCGGGCTCGCCGCGCTCGAGGCGGTTGGGAATCGCCTCGGGTGATTTGCCCATCGAGGGCCCAAGCGCGGTGTCGAGCGTATTGCCCGTAGCGGACGCGAATCTCGGGCCGAGCAACTTATACGCGGCGGTGAAACCGCCCGAGCTCATGACGTGCAGGTCGGCGGCCTGCACGTTCGCTGCGGCGGTCGACATTGCCACGAGCGCTACGGTGCAAAGTTTCAGAAGCAGGTTTTTCATGGATGAATGCGTATCGGGTTGCGTGTTCAGGAGTATGCGGGACGAGAGCCGCATCAGTGCGCTGGCGTCAACGTCACTGCGCGGCGGCGATAGAGCGCGAACGTCGCGCACAGGGCGCAGACGGCGGCGAAGCTCATCCAGTAGCCGGGTGCGGCCTTGTCGCCGGTAATGTGAATGAGGGCGGTCGAGATCGCGGGGGTGAAGCCGCCGAACACAGCCGTCGCGAGACTGTAGGCCAGCGAGAAGCCCGCGACGCGCACTTCCACTGGCATCACTTCCGTCAACGCGACGACCATCGCGCCGTTGTAGATGCCATACATGAACGAGAGCCACAAGAGCACGAGCAGCATGTTGACAAAGCTCGGCGCGTGAGCGAGCAGCGACAGTGCCGGGTAAGCGGTCGCGATGGCGAGCGCCGTCATGGTGAACAGCAGCGGCCGGCGGCCGATCCTGTCGGAGAGCGCCCCGCCAATCGGCAGCCAGACGAAGTTCGACACGCCGACGCACAGCGTCACGAGCAGGCTGTCCGCGGTGCTCAGGTGCAGGACCGTCTTGCCGAAGGTCGGCGCGTAGATCGTGATGAGGTAGAAGCTCGTGGTGGTCATCGCCACCAGCATCACGCCGGCGACCACGACGGCCCAGTTCTGGACCAGCGTGCGGAACACCTCCTTCATGGTCGGGCGATGCTGGCGCGCCTTGAACTCCTGCGTTTCCTCGAGATTGCGGCGCAGCATGAAGATGAACGGCACGATCATGCAGCCGACGAAGAACGGCGCGCGCCATCCCCATGCCGCGATGGCCGTCGCGTCCAGCCATTGATTGAGCGCGAAGCCGAGGCCTGCGGCCACGACGATCGCCACCTGCTGGCTCGCGGACTGCCAGCTCGTGAAGAAGCCCTTGCGGCCGGGCGTGGCCATCTCGGCGAGATACACGGACACACCGCCCAGCTCCGCGCCCGCGGAGAAGCCCTGCAGCAGTCGCCCGATCAGCACCAGCGCCGGTGCCAGGAGGCCGATCGTGGCATAGCCCGGCACGAATGCGATCAGGATGGTGCCGCTCGCCATGATGGAGAGTGTGACGATGAGGCCCTTGCGGCGGCCGACGTCGTCGATGTAGGCGCCAAGCACAATCGCGCCCAGCGGCCGCATCAGGAAGCCGGCGCCGAAGACCGCGAAGGTCATCATCAGCGAGGCGAATTCGCTCGCGGCGGGAAAGAAGACGTTGGCGATCTGCGTAGCGTAGAAGCCGAACAGAAAGAAGTCGAACTGCTCCAGGAAATTCCCGGCCGTCACGCGGAATACCGCAGCGGCCTTCGAACGTCCGGGCGAAAGGGTAGAGGACGAGGGGTGCATCGAGGTGTCTCCTGAAATCCTGTAAATGCGCGGTGATCCGGCGGATTGTC contains these protein-coding regions:
- a CDS encoding fumarylacetoacetate hydrolase family protein, with protein sequence MPLSNFRVHSPVAPRQVYCTIGNYRDQLLQAALDADDGPDGPGAAARREAALNSIEARCRNGAPYICLKGAACVSGPHDPLAISRDIETLDWEVEIGVVIGKRAAHVRVEDALDCIAGYCIVNDITLRDRVFRRDTPAMGTDWLQSKSRPGWLPAGPWMVPAWNVVDVTQLRLWLRLNGSLMQDGLVSDMLFSIGEQIACLSNSTRLEPGDLICTGTPAGIGSHYGRYLRPGDVVEAGIEGLGSQRVMCIGQSNA
- a CDS encoding cytochrome b, yielding MAVVIICAWIAGYYSSTLSLPQKIQADSIMLHKSIATITLFLLAARIPWRLIHGAPEASCGVPSLERAAARFGHLLLYICMLVLPVSGWLWSSAAGFKIPVAGLFFLPPLMDKTPALAPIFKQMHIYLAYTIAVLVCGHVFMALKHYFVDRSDSLESMLPSWCSRRRENSEQKHQSSTG
- a CDS encoding LysR family transcriptional regulator translates to MGVNFDLNDLQAFRAVVELGSFRKAADAVNISQPALSRRIDKLEAALGVRLFERTTRSVTLTTVGRVFAPSAEQLLDDLDVALLGIRDVSSSRLGHVTIACVPSVAYYFLPNVVASYHSRFPRIRVKLLDSSANEVLGAVISGEADFGVSFMGSQESEVEFKVLLQERFVAACRRDHPLAHKKRVTWNELYEHEYVSVDKTSGNRLLLDQALSAVAPRVPSVCETRHVTTMLGLVEAGLGVAAVPSMAMPGRDHPILTSVPLVDPVVKRRVGIVTRRGRPLTPAAQEFYRTIIEMKRGVVVNGDVKGSGVNTKEKTRRKTAS
- the dctA gene encoding C4-dicarboxylate transporter DctA translates to MTLARPLRLLYVQVLLGMALGMSLGHVWPQAGASLKPLSDAFVGLVRMMIAPIVFCTIVSGITSLASGTTIGRTILKALALFYFLTAIALVIGLATAYALRPGAGMHIDLHHLDTSLLAQFAARSQPRGVEEFALSMIPETLVGAFVKGEVLPVLLLSLLFGFALNANPRAGRPVLELIDGVASILFRILAMIMRLAPVGAFGAMAFTVGRFGIGSVSSLGMLMVSFYLACLLFVALVLAPLARLHGFALWRLLRYLREELAIVLATSSTEPVLPRLIVKLEALGCDKGIVGLVLPAGYSFNLDGTAIYLTLASVFIAQACDVPLTWPQIATMLAVMLLTSKGAAGVSGSGLVALVATLTVIPDLPVAGVALLVGIDRFMSEARALTSVISNACAVIFVSQWEGACDRVRLFQMLRGPAPRDADDIDARATNTPG
- a CDS encoding substrate-binding domain-containing protein; protein product: MKNLLLKLCTVALVAMSTAAANVQAADLHVMSSGGFTAAYKLLGPRFASATGNTLDTALGPSMGKSPEAIPNRLERGEPADVVIMVGYALDDLIKEGKIVPGSRVELADSRIGMVVREGAAKPDIGSVEALRQALLHARSIAYSDSASGVYIERELFKRLGIEDQVKPKAKMIPRIPVASVVANGDYEIGFQQVSELLPIKGATYVGKIPESLQSVTRFAAGIPIGAQHPKEAKTLLDYLASPEVQPEVKSTGLDSVTMH
- the tcuC gene encoding MFS transporter — encoded protein: MHPSSSTLSPGRSKAAAVFRVTAGNFLEQFDFFLFGFYATQIANVFFPAASEFASLMMTFAVFGAGFLMRPLGAIVLGAYIDDVGRRKGLIVTLSIMASGTILIAFVPGYATIGLLAPALVLIGRLLQGFSAGAELGGVSVYLAEMATPGRKGFFTSWQSASQQVAIVVAAGLGFALNQWLDATAIAAWGWRAPFFVGCMIVPFIFMLRRNLEETQEFKARQHRPTMKEVFRTLVQNWAVVVAGVMLVAMTTTSFYLITIYAPTFGKTVLHLSTADSLLVTLCVGVSNFVWLPIGGALSDRIGRRPLLFTMTALAIATAYPALSLLAHAPSFVNMLLVLLWLSFMYGIYNGAMVVALTEVMPVEVRVAGFSLAYSLATAVFGGFTPAISTALIHITGDKAAPGYWMSFAAVCALCATFALYRRRAVTLTPAH